The sequence below is a genomic window from Setaria italica strain Yugu1 chromosome IV, Setaria_italica_v2.0, whole genome shotgun sequence.
TTAACTCGTACATCGGAAACCTAACGTCATCCTACACGGAGAAGAGCAATGAGCTCAGCATGGTGGCCGCCTCCGTCATCATGTTCGTCCTCGTCGGCCTCTTCTTCAACCTCAACCTCTTCAGCGGCATCTCCGACATCAGCGCCATCCTCGACCCCAAAGTCCGCCTCGTCCTCACCTCGGcgctctccctcttcctccccgtCATGTCTTACCTCTTCTCCGAGGCCAAGAACACCGGGCACTTGCAGAGCTCCACCACTGCTGGGAGCACTCAGGTGGCTGACCTCCCGCTGAGGGCAGGGCTGATCCTGGCATGGATGCTCCTGGTGGAGCTCCTCCGCAAGAAGGTGGATGAGATCCGCATGCGCGGGTTCTCAGGCACCATCCAGCGCGCCGGCCGAGTTGTTTGGCTGGGAAGCCTCGTCTTCTTCAACATCGAGAGCGCTGGCCGGAAGGCGGTGTTCAGCATACTCTGGATCCTTTGTGCCACCAAGGTGTTGCAAAGAATCGCCTTCACCGAGGTGGGGAAGCGTTCATACGCACATGGCAAGAACGCCCGGCTCATCAGCTCCTACATGTCCCAGATGCTAGAATGGGAGCCGCCTCAAGATGCCCACCTGCAGCAGGAGGATGACAACGACACGTTGATCAAGACGTGCAATTACATTGTCATGGGCGAAGAGAAGCTGGTGGATATTGAGCCCACTGCAGATGGTTACAAGCTGGGAAAGGCCAAGTCCCCAGGTTATGATAGCATCGTCAAATTGCTGGAAGAAAATGATAGCATCATCACTGTACGTAAAGTTTGGGAGCTCGATGACAAGGACAAGTTCTTCTCCCTTCAGCAAATTCAAAGCTTGAAGAGAATCTGCCTCTCATTTGCTCTCTTCAAGCTGCTCCGTCGAAGGTTCGAGCACCTGCCGGCGGTGACCAAAGAAGAAGCTCGCAACTCCCAGAACCTTATCTTGAAAGGCCTATACAACAAAGGCCAAACCAGCTCGTCGGCGGAAGCAGTGTTCCAAGTTCTGAATGATGAGGTCAACTTCCTTAGTGAGTATTATCACTCTGTTGTCCCAGTGGTTCTTGCAagccccttcttcctcttcataaACTACTTTCTTGTCAACATAGTCGTAGCTTTCTTGTGCTTCATGACAGTTATTCTCTGTGGCAATGGAGATGTCAGGTACGCACTCCACAGCCTCGGTGCAGATAACTACACCTTACAATATGGTGTTGGCAATATAGCCATATGCCTTCTGCTCAAAGCCACAAGTTCACCTTCAGCCTTCTTTTCCATAGTAGACCTTTCCATCACTATCCTTCTATTCATAATCTTCTTTTATGAGGAAATATGGGAGTTCTTTGTTTTCCTACTCTCCAACTGGTTCATGGTATCATTGGTCTATAACTACATCGCAAAACCAAGTTGGCTGAAGAGGTCCACCTTTCGGGGGGCCTTGTATTGGGGGGGCTTCAGTATTATCATGTGGCTGCGGACCAAGATGAGTCATGCTGACCTTAGGATGAAGCAATTTTCTGTGTTGAACCTTCGTTGGCCACCCAAGTTACCTCTCTTCGCCACATTCACCAGCATGGCGGTAAAAACAGTGGTGGTGCCAAGTAGTGTGAAAGAATCCATCATGAAGTACCTTGCCAACCAGCATGACGATCCCCAAGCAAACCCTCTTACCAATGGCATGTCCACACTACATAATAGGAACAACAACCTTTATTGCCAGGACCTCTCATGGGCATGCAGAAGCAATAGTGTTGCTGAGGTGATCCTCACGTGGCACATTGCCACCAGCATCATGGAGGTCAAGTGTGACACCCCTCAGAATGGCGAGGACATAAGCAGGAGGAAGGTAGCCTTTAGGCTGTCCAAATACTGTGCTTACTTGGTGGCTTTCCACCCGGAGCTTCTGCCTGACAATCCAGAAAAGGTCGAGTGTGTCTTTGAGGACATGAAAGCGGAGTTGAAGGCCATGCTAGGGTGTCAGGACTACTATCTCTCGTCGCAGCACAAACGAGTCCAGAAGATCATGGACGAGAAAACCACACCCCTAAGGCAAAACCAACCTTCTTCAACTGCAGGCCAGAGTGATACTGACAAAATAAAAGTTGCACAAGACGGTGTAAATCTTGCAAGGTCACTAATGACAAAAACTAACAAGTGGCAGGTGTTAGCGGACGTGTGGACGGAGATCATCATATACTTGGCCCCGTCGAGCGACGAGGAGCGTGTGAAGGGGCATGAGGAGGCCCTGGTGCAAGGAGGTGAGTTCATCACCGTGCTCTGGGCACTGACCACCCACATCGGCATATCTAGGCCCAGCAAATCGGAGATAAATGTTGGCCATTCTGCAGCTTGAGGGATCGAGAAGACACGGGCCTGAGTGTGCATGGCGTTTCCATATGTGCTTTGCCTTTGCATTGCAGCCACCTTGATATTGTTTGCTCTGTTTACGTGTGCAATTTTTTCTTGGCGTGCTTTCATGGAgagtttgttttgtttgatctcagctacttccacagcgagcggatgtgtgtgtgtgtgcaggaGGATTTGTAATTAGCATCAAGTTTTCATATGAACTGTGAGAGCATTTCACCTAATCGCTTATCTGCTTTGCAAGCTTCTGCCTGGACTTTTGAGTTTTGATTCTATTTCGTTTTGCAGATTAATACCTTACCGATGAAGCGATGACATTTATTTAATATCGTAATCCGAACTGTAGTTGAATGACGTGCATCCAAAGTAGAAATATATTTCTTTGTTTTGGTAATTGTACTGAATTTGCTTGCATAATATATGCACTATGCCTAGATAAAGAGGATGGATGGCTCAGGCCAAAGGGACTTCGGCTTCGCGCTACAGTAACGCACACTATTTAGCACTGTGCGTTATTGTAGCACGAAATCGGAACAGATACCAAAATCTCAAAATGAATTGGGAAGGAGGTGAATCCAAAAAATTGGCTCCCCATGGTTTCAGCTCCACTTGCTACAGTTGCGAAGTCAAAGGCCCCCTAAGCCATACCAAATGAGTCCTTACGACCCCTTACTCATTTCATTCACATATATCACTTCCCATGTTGTTGGACAACAATGGGATGGCACCTTGAACTAGTAAGACACAATAAGAACCACAAGTATACGTCATCTACTACTATTTTTGGAACCAAGTTGTGCATTACCCCCTCCCAACCATTGATAACACATCCTTGGCTAAATTAAGCCAACCAAAGACAACCACAAAACTTCTTATAAATACGGACCACTTACCCACATTCCCAAATCACCTCCACATTCaacacctcctctcctccaccacTGACCAATAaccccggctgccgccgccgccgcaaccttCACAGCAGCCGGGGGCAACCATGGGTGCCTGTGCAACCAAGCCCAAGACGCTAGAGGGGAAGGCCCCCGCCGAGGCCCCCATCTCCACACCCAAGGTTACACCCGAGACCACCGTCCCCACCGAGGTGATGACGATGCATTCTGAAACTCAATTTATAAACAAATTTTGCTCGATCACTATGCATGCCTTCAATTTTGTTTCCTGAAGTGATGAACATTCGAACTCGCTGTATATTATCAATTTGATGAGCAGGTTGCGGCTGAACATGTGGTTGagaaggtggtggaggaggccaaggaggagccggcggcggcagcggtaaCAGAGCCGCCTGCCACCGCCGAGCCCGAGCAGAAGGCTGAGGCAACACCAGAGGCGATCGTCGAGCCCGAGCACAAGGAGGAGCAAGTCTTGGAGAAGATCGTTGAGGAGGATCAGAAGCCTGCAGCCCCTGTCGAGGAGAAGACCGCCGCTGCCATTGAGGTGGCGGAGGAGCCCACGGAGGTGAAGAAGGACgccggggaggaagaggaggagaagccgACGCAGAGCTGACCGACTGTCCATGGCGTCAGTTGGCTCCTGCCTGAAATCTCTAGAGTCGTCGGCTTATATATAGCTCGGGAGAGAGATCCACTGCGTGTAACATTCTTTGATGCCTCCCGTTTTTCCTCCACGGGGTTCTGATAAACGATATTATTGGGCTTATTATTGAACATCTTGGTCCCTAATATTATAGTTTGCCTTCAACTATATATTCCTTGATAATAATCCAGGATATCACACATTCATATGCTGAAATTTTCCGATCCCCAAAGTTTGAACGCAAATTCAAATGCTCAAAACAATGCACCTATAGGACAATGTGGTCGAGAATCGAGACTGATGCGTAGTTTCAAATTCATAACATACAGCGAGTTCGAATGTTCAATCAATGGAGGTCAAGGCGGCACAGAGACGAACCGTTCCGATCCCGCCCGTGTGACGATGCATCATCCATGGACCATATGGCCATGGCCTCCCCTCCGTCACCGGCGTTCGACGGCGCATCCGCGGCCTGTGCCCATGGCCCTGGCCTCCGATCCGTCACCGGCGTCCTCGCGCGGGCAGCGAAGGCGTGGAGCACTGGAGCCatcaccgccggccggccgtagCGTGCACCACCGATGCACGTCGTTCGGGTTGATGATGAGAACCGTGGAGGCCTTGCTCGAGCCCATGGGCCGAACTGTGGAGGGATTCTTCGACGGGCCTAGTGCGTTTGGGCCAGCACTCTGTTGGGCTATCGGCCCAAAAGTTCCacgggaagaagaaagggaggaggGCACGCACTCCCCCCACCCCCATCTCTCTTCTCCATCGGAATCGAGGGCGGCCGCCGGAAGACGATCTGCAGCGAAGCGAAGGGAGAAATCGAGGAAGAAGCGAAGATGATCTACCGCAACTGGTCGCTGCTCTCCTCGACGGTCGTCATCTGGGGCggcgtcgccaccgccggcctcgccggGATCTTCCTCTTCGGCGGCAAGGTACTAACCCTCGATCCCCTTCCTGTAGCTACGGATTCCATCCCAGATCGCCCGTGGGACTGCGTATTCGTCCGTTTCCGCCCCCGCATCTGCGTGGTTTCTGTACGATGTTTTGGTTGCTCCTGCGCCTGTGCTCGTTAGGTTGGTGGTGGTATGAACATTGGATCCGGTTGATGCGTCGGTGGGGGATTCGCGTCTGGTGACCATTGCGAACCCGGGATTCGGGGCGGATTTTGGGTGCGATGCGATAGAGCTGTTCTCTGCAGGGTCAGATTCCTCTGTTTAGCTTAGGGCGGCCAGCAAGTCCTGATTCGAGGCAGATGTTATGTGGTTTTAGGTTGCTACATGCCGGTCAGGTCAATGTGTTCTTGATCTTCCTGCCATGCTTTGTTGTATGTTCTTgcctgagattttttttttcttgtaagCCCTGTTGTATGTTAATCTCAAAAAATCCCTTGCTGTACTGAGATTTTTCTTACTGGGTAGGGCAATAGGAGATTGGAGGCCTGTTGGGACATTCTTTAGTTTTAAGGATTTTAGCATGCTGGATTAGATTCTGGTGTGACTTGCAAGAGTTGATGCTGATGGTTGGGGGTGTACTCTGACACTTATTCGTTGATTTCGTGGGAGATTGGACAATGCTCTACGTGCATAAGTCATCGAAAAATTGAGTCATCTTGATGTGTTACAGTTCACCTATGTTGGTCAATTCATAAGTTCATATACTCAGGTGATGTTCTTTCATTGCATTTTTGTACTTGTTGGATGCGTTAGTGGGCGTTCGACACATCCAGTTTTGTTTTGGGTACTAGTATAGCTGTAGAGTATAAAGAAGCCTTACATGTGTGTATTTTTGGAAGATTAGGTGCTCAATGTTTTTTTGGCTTCCAAGTTTCCCTATTGTTTTAATTTCCAGCAGAAAAGGCTCAGTTTGCCTATTTGTAAAAACACAGTAACCGATTAATACGTTCTTGAATGGAGTAGCCAGCAGTGTGGGTAGAACTATGGATGCATTTTGAAATCATGAACTGTCAAACTGAGTATTAGAACAGGTATCCTAAAGCACTGTACAGTCTTGATGTCTCCAATTAAGATGATACTTATGTATTCTGCTGATTTGCTGTAGGAGACGATGACTTTCATAAATATGATTGTGGATGGAATGAAAGATTGCCATATTGACTAAGATTTTTGAGTTTTGATGTTGGTAGTTTTGTGCACGTAGGGATTCAGTTGATAATTGGTCATAGAACTGAGTTATATACCGAGTGGTAGGTCTGTTGATGCGTCATGCATGAGATCATCCAATACTTGTGTAGCAAGAAGATTACTGAATACTCACTCCACTTCTTCATTACTTTATAGGTAAATTAATCTTGTTTATATTCTAAGATTTTCAACATAGTAACTTGGTCGGTTTCCCATGTCCACCAACTTGTCCAAGCTGGTTTATTTGGATGCCTAACCAGCATTTAATTATTTTTCCGCATTGCTTCAAGCGACTCTTAACATTGTACACCAGTTCGATGAGAAAGAAAAATGCAACTGTGTCAGATTGCTGATATGCATGTCTTGTAACCTTGATTGAGATAGCAGCCTTTTATTAGGCTTCATTTGTGTTTATATTGGTGCTAGCAGGTATCTTAAAACATATGGGTTTCTCTTCCCACGATTGGTTATGATATAACTATATTGGTTCACATGTTTGCAGGAGAAATTCCAGGACTACCTTTGCCGTGAGGGTGAGAGGCTTAGGCGGCAGGACAGAGCCGCGATGGGCCGAAACTAGAGAGGAAGCCAAACCTGATGGATATCAACGATCGGAGCAACATTTGAATTTGACAAGAAATCCGCCCCTCTACTAGAGCAAGCCCCCCTTCTAGAATGGAATCCTTCTGAATTGCTTTCGCTTTCGTGAGCCGAACTCGCTCCGTAACAATAAATCTGACTGCACCCTGTGTAAATCATTGAAGAGCTAACGCTTTTGCCTTTTTGGCCCGTGGTTTGTCAAAGCTTGTGTGCTTGTTTGGCATCGACTGGCTTGATGCCCTGAATAAAGGTTGATGCATTTGACGGGACATCATCACAAATATCTGGCCTCCTTGTGTTGTTCAATTTGCTACCAAAGGCTTGTCTTTGACGCTTTGTGTGCTTGTCCAGGGTGGGCTATTTGGCTAATGTATTCCTCCTAATTGTGTTTAGCTACATCTGATCCTGTTATAGCAGCATATTTCCTGCGATTTAAGCCTTGTCGCTGTATGAGCCCAAGGCGGTGATCCATGAGTGTATCGTTGTATCTTATTCTTTGTGTACGTTGGGATCGCCGAAACCTAAACACCCATAAGCACCATCCACAGCATGAAAAACACTTTGACCTCGCAAGTTCTACATCAAATATAAAAAGGCGCGGAGCCCTTCTAGCCTCGCGAGTTCCAAACCGAGAAGTAAAACTTAGTTACCGTCGAACATCGTTATCAGGTCTTAAGACTAACCTCGCAAGTTGCGCGTCAGTAGCAAGGAAAGCAGAACTCCTTCAACCTCGCACGCTGTTTGGAGGCACCTCTAATATCGGTTCCGAACACCGAGCTTTTATCTTCTTACTCTTTACTCTTGAGGCTAGGTGTTCGTCTCGGATGGTGGATAAAGCCTCGAGGCTAGATGACCAGCTCAAAATGAAGATGAAGTTTCGAGGTTAGAGGGCGGAAGGCGTGAGAAATGTGACCACGTGgaagagttcaatttgtacacgtttCCTTCAATGTAAGGCATATCTTAGGATTATAGTGGTTGAGAAAGGATACTGTAAAAGGAAGTCCTACCACATTGTAAAGGGGATTAGTTTTTCCAATTGCAAACATTATTCCCATTATAACTTGGATCTATTTGGTGTCaaattcctttgagaccaacagtGTATCTTAAGTACTGTAATGATTTGCTTGCTGGTGAAGTGTTGCGTCTGCTGGAGCCTGTAGCAGGGAAGCAACTGATATTCCTCTGCTCAACTTGCAACTCTCTTGCGAGCCCGACAAGGTagcgcgcgcgcgtgcacggCGCGGCCCGTCGTTTTCTCGTGTGGCGGCCAACTCGATCGTCTGCGCCCGCGCGGCCGTAGAAGACTACAACGGCGTGACGTCCTCCCCAGCCGGTGCACGGTCAGGCTCAGGCCTGTCTTGTCCGGCCGAAGCGGAGCTGAATGAACCAAACCGGTGGGAGAGCGCGGCCGTCAGTTTGTAGAATGGAAAAGCCTCGGCTGCCGACGCCCGCCGGAAGACGCAACTTGCCgagccacaccaccaccacccgccgaTTCAGGAGGAAACCGAGGTGCGCGGGCGCGCGTATAAAACAGCCGGCACATCGCCTTCCGCTCCGGCATCACCCCTGCAGGCCCCAGCGCAAGCAAGCAAGTCAAATGCTAACCGAGTGAGCTGCTAGCTAGTTCTTCACTAGTTTTTGCACGGCCGGAGAAGACGATAGGTGGGGATGGAAGCGAGGTACGTGAAGGTGGCGTCCCGGTACTTCATCGTCGGCAACGGGAACGCCGGCGACggctgcggtggtggtggtgatcatcgccgccgccacttccTCGACGCCTGCTTCCTGTGCAAGCGGGACATCACCCCGGGCCGCCACATCTTCATGTACAAGTACGCACGATGCTCCCCGACCATCGATCGATCTGTGTGTATTATTCTTTGACGACTGACCTCATGTCCGCTACGCGCGGGCGCATGCAGGGGCGACGCGGCGTTCTGCAGCGACGAGTGCAGGCAGGACCAGAGGGCCATGGACGCCGCGCTCAAGGCCGCCAGGCGCCGCCAACGCTACCTCCAGCGCAGCGCGTCCCTGCCGGTGCCttcgtcggccgcggcggcggcgatgccccGGAGGCCGACCGTCGCGGGCCTCGCCGCCCACGCCCCCGTCCTCTCCGGCTAGAGCTAGCTCCTCGCGGTCGCCGATCCATGCTGGGGGGATACGAAGATGTGCGTGCTTGAGTTCGTCGTGCTCGTGTGCCCCGGCGCCCGCTTGATCGGTCTGGGCAATTTTCGTGGCCTGCTGGTCCGGCGCCGGAGAAGATGCACGCTGGCACACGGAGAGATAGCAGATATTGCGGACAAGTTTACAGTTGCATGATATGCCCGATGCAAAAAAAGCTACAGTAGCAAATTATTAGATGCATCATCTCCTCGCCGGTTCACAAGTACCTAGAGACAGTACTGCTAgctaggaaaaaaataaattaaataataatGTAATAACCATCTGTTCGATCCGTAGAACATGTAATAGCTATCAGTACTTGCACTTATCACTAGCAGAGAAGAGACTTTCGTCCAACATTTTTAGCCCGGTCATTTTTTGACTTTAGTCCTCCCGGTCATTTTTTGACTTGGGACTAAacatcctttagtcccgggtcaaatgGCCACCACCGACGACGGGAGCTTTAGTCGCGGTCAGTAATATcaaccctcctcctctccctttcttccaggcAGGCGGCATGGCGCTGGCGGACTCAAGCCTGGCGGGCGAGATTGAGGAGGTGGTGTGGTGATCGAGGTGGAGCTGCAAGGGCAGCGGCACGAGCAGGCAAGATGGTGGGGgtagcctttttttttatttttttaacctttGGTCTTTAGTCCTGAGTGAATGATCCGGAACTAAAGAGAGGGATTTTTGGTCCCGAATagttagtcccgattggttttTCGGAAGCTATGAGGCTTACCAACCTGGACTAAAACTCGGTTTTCCACTAGCTCCGATGCCTCAAAGAGATCCTCGACACCTTCACGGCCGCCACCTAGGGTTGAAAACGGACGGGTAAAATACCATCCCGACCCGCCCCGTTTTCCACATTGTACCCGCCTGCTTTTGTTTTTTCGGAAAAATCCGGGTTCAGGACGGGTCACGGATTGACGGGTTGCGGGAGCGGGATGGAAACGGGTGAGGCTCTATCCCGGTCGAATTCTTAGGATCCCGTATTTGATCGGGATGGACCCGGATTTAACCTGAATTTGACCCAGATTTTGAGCCCATGAGAAAAAACAGCCCAACATCCCAACAATTAACCCTAACCGAGTTAGTGAGTCACCACCCCACCCGGCCACCCCCACCCGTGCCACCATCCCCTCTCAGTCCGACTCCCACTGTCCGCCTGTCCCGCTCAACCACTcaggccgcgccgccaccccttctcctccgccaccggccggcccgccgcggcgtcctcaTCTGTCGTGCCACCAAAGGCGCCCCCATGCCGCTCCCACTCCTAACCGTCGCCGCCCGGGCCCAGTTGCCCGTGCGCTCCGCGTCACCcccctcgcccagtcgcccacCACCCTGCCCAGCGGCCTCCTCGCACCCACGCCGGCAGCCCGGCACCGACACGCCGCCTCCCCGGTCTCCAGCTCTCCACCTTGTGCCCACGTCGGCTCCCCACCTCCCTGCTTGGCGCCCACACCGCCGGTTGCCCGGCTCCAGCACGTGTCGTCGTCTCCCGGCATCTCCATCCTCCGAAGATGTcacgcgccgccgtctcccgccATCCTCCCTTGTTTTGTGCTGTGCTGTGTGACTGTTGTTCACTGGCCGAATGAAGTAGCCAGTGAAGTGATGTGTGATGAGGGTTCTTGGGCCACTTGCTGTTGGCCGAATGTTTTGTGCTGTGTGACTGTTGTACACATCAGTTGCCTGTTGTTCACTTGCATGTTGGCCGAATGTTTTGTGTTGTGTGACTGGTGCGTCCCAACTAAAGTTTTCGGTTACTGTCCGTTTTTATCGAGTTTCCAGTCGTAGTGGTTCATTTCCATACACTTGTATAACCCGCTCCGTTTCCGCTCTCGGCTGTTCTGCTCCTGCTCCCGACGATGAAGGAAATGGGAGAGGGGTTTTCCCGCCCGTTTCCATCCGTTTTCATTGCTACCGCCACCGGCCTCCACATCAACTTCCACAAAAGTACCTTTGTGCCGATCCATGTGGAGCCGGCGGCCGCACTGGAGCTCGCCGCCATCCTGGGATGCCCTGTGGCCGGCTTCTCCCAAACTTATTTGGGGCTGCCGCTCTCCACAGGGAAGGTCCCCGCGTCGGTGCTGGATGCGCTTGCTATCAAAGTGGAGCGCACGCTGCCGGGGTGGCGCACCTCTCTCCTAACTCCGGCGGGGCGCCTCAACCTAGCCAGCGCGATGCTGATGGCGCAGCCTCTCTCCGCCATGGCTCATGCCGCTCCCCGTTTCCACCCTGGACAAGCTCGACCGGCCTC
It includes:
- the LOC101770414 gene encoding uncharacterized protein LOC101770414, whose amino-acid sequence is MVASIPENPQACRTMGLPSCQVVEINSYIGNLTSSYTEKSNELSMVAASVIMFVLVGLFFNLNLFSGISDISAILDPKVRLVLTSALSLFLPVMSYLFSEAKNTGHLQSSTTAGSTQVADLPLRAGLILAWMLLVELLRKKVDEIRMRGFSGTIQRAGRVVWLGSLVFFNIESAGRKAVFSILWILCATKVLQRIAFTEVGKRSYAHGKNARLISSYMSQMLEWEPPQDAHLQQEDDNDTLIKTCNYIVMGEEKLVDIEPTADGYKLGKAKSPGYDSIVKLLEENDSIITVRKVWELDDKDKFFSLQQIQSLKRICLSFALFKLLRRRFEHLPAVTKEEARNSQNLILKGLYNKGQTSSSAEAVFQVLNDEVNFLSEYYHSVVPVVLASPFFLFINYFLVNIVVAFLCFMTVILCGNGDVRYALHSLGADNYTLQYGVGNIAICLLLKATSSPSAFFSIVDLSITILLFIIFFYEEIWEFFVFLLSNWFMVSLVYNYIAKPSWLKRSTFRGALYWGGFSIIMWLRTKMSHADLRMKQFSVLNLRWPPKLPLFATFTSMAVKTVVVPSSVKESIMKYLANQHDDPQANPLTNGMSTLHNRNNNLYCQDLSWACRSNSVAEVILTWHIATSIMEVKCDTPQNGEDISRRKVAFRLSKYCAYLVAFHPELLPDNPEKVECVFEDMKAELKAMLGCQDYYLSSQHKRVQKIMDEKTTPLRQNQPSSTAGQSDTDKIKVAQDGVNLARSLMTKTNKWQVLADVWTEIIIYLAPSSDEERVKGHEEALVQGGEFITVLWALTTHIGISRPSKSEINVGHSAA
- the LOC101770007 gene encoding induced stolen tip protein TUB8, which encodes MGACATKPKTLEGKAPAEAPISTPKVTPETTVPTEVAAEHVVEKVVEEAKEEPAAAAVTEPPATAEPEQKAEATPEAIVEPEHKEEQVLEKIVEEDQKPAAPVEEKTAAAIEVAEEPTEVKKDAGEEEEEKPTQS
- the LOC101780407 gene encoding uncharacterized protein LOC101780407; translation: MEARYVKVASRYFIVGNGNAGDGCGGGGDHRRRHFLDACFLCKRDITPGRHIFMYKGDAAFCSDECRQDQRAMDAALKAARRRQRYLQRSASLPVPSSAAAAAMPRRPTVAGLAAHAPVLSG